In Deltaproteobacteria bacterium GWC2_55_46, a single window of DNA contains:
- a CDS encoding Rossman fold protein, TIGR00730 family translates to MVEDLKGKETWRVFRIMSEFIEGFDELSDIGPAVSIFGSARLDSNKKYYKQCVEVASLLSKNGYAVITGGGPGIMEAANKGASHNGGLSIGLNITLPREQKANKYQNRALHFKYFFARKVMFVKYAVGYVCMPGGFGTLDELFEALTLIQTHKIYPFPLILFGREYWEPLMHFIKNTMLKHKTIDPDDLDYIDITDDPNEVLAIINRHMDKKTKLIKGARPKAREEGSTRMKNRKIVP, encoded by the coding sequence ATGGTTGAGGACCTCAAGGGCAAAGAGACCTGGCGTGTATTCCGCATCATGAGCGAGTTTATCGAGGGCTTCGACGAGCTATCGGACATCGGGCCAGCCGTCTCCATATTCGGCTCCGCGCGACTCGACAGCAACAAGAAGTACTACAAGCAGTGCGTGGAAGTTGCATCCCTTCTTTCAAAGAACGGCTACGCAGTCATAACAGGCGGCGGCCCGGGTATAATGGAGGCGGCCAACAAGGGAGCTTCGCACAACGGCGGCCTCTCCATCGGCCTCAATATAACGCTCCCAAGGGAGCAGAAGGCGAACAAGTACCAGAACAGGGCCCTTCACTTCAAGTACTTCTTCGCCAGGAAGGTCATGTTCGTAAAGTATGCGGTGGGCTATGTCTGCATGCCCGGCGGCTTCGGCACGCTCGATGAGCTCTTCGAGGCGTTGACCCTCATACAGACGCATAAGATCTACCCGTTCCCCCTCATACTCTTCGGGAGGGAGTACTGGGAGCCGCTCATGCATTTCATAAAGAACACCATGTTAAAGCACAAGACCATCGACCCGGATGACCTCGATTATATAGACATAACCGACGACCCGAATGAGGTCCTCGCCATCATAAACAGGCACATGGACAAGAAGACCAAGCTCATCAAGGGCGCGAGGCCCAAGGCCAGGGAAGAGGGCTCGACCAGGATGAAGAACAGGAAGATAGTCCCGTAA
- a CDS encoding IMP dehydrogenase, with the protein MEPLKIRTALTFDDVLLEPAYSQVLPRDADISTRLTNEIRLNIPLISAAMDTVTESRMAISIALEGGIGIIHKNLSVDDQAAMVDKVKKYESVVITRPLTLSPEQKVADALDIMKKENISGFPIVKDGVLVGILTNRDLRFELNPARKISEIMTKDVITAPYGISIEKAKEILHKHRIEKLPVVDAKKRLKGLITVTDIVKREKFPNSCKDKYGRLRVGAAVGISFDREARIDALLKSGADVIVIDTAHGHSKGVLEAVRSTKKSFNCQLIAGNVATAEAAEALMKAGVDAIKVGVGPGSICTTRIVTGIGVPQITAVADVVKVARKKNIPVISDGGIKYSGDVTKAIASGADSIMIGGLFAGTDESPGETILYQGRTFKLYRGMGSIEAMKKGSKDRYFQEDVESELKLVPEGIEGRVPHKGPIAATIFQLIGGLRAGMGYCGSRTIPELHQKARFVKITPSGLRESHVHDVTITKEAPNYKQEV; encoded by the coding sequence ATGGAACCGCTGAAGATAAGGACGGCTTTGACGTTTGACGATGTCCTTCTGGAGCCCGCGTACTCGCAGGTGCTTCCGAGGGACGCGGACATATCGACCAGGCTCACCAACGAGATAAGGCTCAATATACCGCTTATCAGCGCGGCTATGGATACCGTCACGGAATCGAGGATGGCCATATCCATCGCTCTCGAAGGTGGAATAGGGATAATCCACAAAAACCTCTCCGTCGATGACCAGGCGGCCATGGTGGACAAGGTCAAGAAGTACGAGTCGGTCGTCATCACAAGGCCGCTTACATTGAGCCCGGAGCAGAAGGTGGCCGACGCTCTGGACATAATGAAGAAGGAGAACATCTCCGGCTTCCCGATAGTGAAGGACGGGGTCCTCGTCGGCATACTCACGAACAGGGACCTCCGGTTCGAGCTAAACCCGGCAAGGAAGATCTCGGAGATAATGACCAAGGACGTGATAACCGCCCCTTACGGCATATCCATAGAGAAGGCCAAGGAGATACTCCACAAGCACAGGATAGAGAAGCTCCCGGTCGTTGACGCCAAAAAGAGGCTCAAGGGGCTCATAACCGTAACCGACATCGTAAAGAGGGAGAAGTTCCCCAATTCATGCAAGGATAAGTACGGCAGGCTCAGGGTAGGCGCTGCTGTCGGCATATCGTTCGACAGGGAGGCAAGGATCGACGCCCTGTTAAAGTCCGGCGCTGACGTTATCGTCATCGACACGGCCCACGGCCACAGCAAGGGGGTCCTTGAAGCCGTGAGGTCCACGAAGAAGAGCTTCAACTGCCAGCTCATTGCCGGAAACGTCGCTACCGCCGAGGCGGCGGAGGCGCTCATGAAGGCCGGGGTGGACGCCATCAAGGTCGGGGTGGGCCCTGGGTCAATCTGTACGACAAGGATAGTGACAGGCATAGGCGTCCCTCAGATAACGGCGGTGGCCGATGTCGTCAAGGTCGCCAGGAAGAAGAACATCCCGGTCATATCGGACGGCGGCATAAAGTACTCAGGGGATGTCACAAAGGCGATAGCCTCTGGCGCCGATTCGATCATGATAGGCGGGCTTTTCGCTGGAACCGATGAAAGCCCCGGTGAAACTATCCTTTACCAGGGCAGGACGTTCAAGCTCTACAGGGGGATGGGCTCTATCGAGGCCATGAAAAAAGGCAGCAAGGACAGGTACTTCCAGGAAGACGTTGAGAGCGAGCTTAAACTCGTGCCGGAAGGCATAGAGGGCAGGGTCCCGCACAAGGGGCCGATAGCGGCTACCATCTTCCAGCTCATAGGCGGGTTGAGGGCCGGCATGGGGTACTGCGGTTCCAGGACGATCCCCGAGCTTCACCAGAAGGCCAGGTTCGTGAAGATTACCCCGTCGGGCTTGAGGGAGAGCCACGTGCACGACGTTACCATCACAAAGGAAGCCCCGAACTATAAGCAGGAGGTATGA
- a CDS encoding glutamine-hydrolyzing GMP synthase, whose protein sequence is MDIHSQKILILDFGSQYTQLIARRVREAKVYCEIHPYNCGPEFIRDFNPRGIILSGGPSSVYDKGAPVLPKSFFDDVTSPVLGICYGMQLTAKLLGGNVERSMKREYGGADLHIKKADVLFDGLGKGPLRVWMSHGDKAQKLPDGFSTIGTSENSSICAMRDRAGRVYGVQFHPEVAHTPKGDRILRNFVMKVCGCKPAWTMKSFIDTSVTAIREKTDGARVVCGISGGVDSAVAALLVHKAIGSRLTCIFVDNGVLRKGEASKVESTLKKNFNMNIKRVDASERFLKKLKGVIDPERKRKIIGGEFVRVFEEEAGKLKGVKFLAQGTLYPDVIESVSFKGPSATIKSHHNVGGLLKKMKLGLVEPLRELFKDEVRSLGRELGMNEEIVGRQPFPGPGLAIRIIGEVTRKRCEILREADAIVLEEIKGAGLYSSIWQSFAVLLPIKTVGVMGDERTYENTVALRAVESVDGMTADWVRLPYDVMERISRRIINEVRGVNRVVYDISSKPPSTIEWE, encoded by the coding sequence ATGGACATACATTCACAGAAGATACTGATCCTCGATTTCGGCTCACAGTACACCCAGCTCATAGCCCGCAGGGTCAGGGAGGCAAAGGTCTACTGCGAGATACACCCCTACAACTGCGGCCCGGAGTTTATAAGGGACTTTAACCCCAGGGGCATAATCCTGTCCGGCGGCCCGTCGAGCGTCTACGACAAGGGCGCCCCGGTTTTGCCGAAGTCGTTCTTCGACGATGTAACCTCGCCTGTCCTCGGCATCTGCTACGGCATGCAGCTTACGGCGAAGCTCCTCGGAGGCAATGTCGAGCGCTCCATGAAAAGGGAGTACGGCGGGGCCGACCTCCATATAAAGAAGGCGGACGTCCTTTTTGACGGCCTTGGCAAGGGGCCCTTGCGTGTATGGATGAGCCACGGCGACAAGGCCCAGAAGCTCCCCGATGGCTTCAGCACCATCGGCACGAGCGAGAACTCGAGCATCTGCGCCATGCGGGACCGCGCGGGCCGCGTCTACGGGGTACAGTTCCACCCGGAAGTGGCGCACACGCCCAAGGGCGACAGAATATTGAGGAACTTCGTCATGAAGGTCTGCGGCTGTAAGCCCGCGTGGACCATGAAGTCGTTTATAGATACATCCGTTACCGCCATACGCGAGAAGACCGATGGCGCCAGGGTCGTCTGCGGCATAAGCGGTGGGGTAGATTCGGCGGTCGCCGCTCTTCTCGTACACAAGGCCATAGGGAGCCGCCTTACCTGCATATTCGTCGACAACGGCGTACTGCGTAAGGGCGAGGCTTCAAAGGTCGAGAGCACCCTTAAAAAGAACTTCAATATGAACATAAAGAGGGTCGACGCCTCAGAGCGGTTTTTAAAGAAGCTCAAGGGCGTCATCGACCCTGAGCGCAAGAGGAAGATAATCGGCGGCGAGTTCGTGAGGGTATTCGAGGAGGAGGCCGGTAAGTTAAAGGGCGTTAAGTTCCTGGCGCAGGGCACCCTTTACCCGGACGTAATAGAGAGCGTCTCCTTCAAGGGCCCGTCAGCCACCATAAAGAGCCACCATAACGTCGGCGGGCTCCTTAAGAAGATGAAGCTCGGCCTTGTTGAGCCTCTTCGGGAGCTTTTCAAGGACGAGGTGCGCTCTCTGGGCAGGGAACTCGGCATGAACGAAGAGATTGTCGGCCGCCAGCCCTTCCCTGGCCCCGGCCTTGCCATAAGGATCATAGGCGAGGTAACGCGCAAGAGGTGCGAGATATTAAGAGAGGCCGACGCCATCGTGCTCGAAGAGATAAAAGGCGCGGGCCTGTACTCAAGCATCTGGCAGTCCTTCGCGGTCCTTCTCCCCATAAAGACAGTCGGGGTCATGGGGGATGAGAGGACCTACGAGAACACGGTGGCGCTAAGGGCTGTAGAGAGCGTCGACGGCATGACAGCCGACTGGGTGAGGCTCCCGTATGACGTTATGGAGCGCATATCAAGGAGGATAATAAACGAGGTCAGGGGAGTGAACAGGGTAGTGTACGACATCAGCTCTAAACCGCCGTCAACGATAGAATGGGAGTAG